In the Pseudanabaena sp. PCC 7367 genome, one interval contains:
- a CDS encoding pentapeptide repeat-containing protein, which produces MNAQELLISYEQGQRDFAGLVLCEANLHRAKLNGINLKGADLHGCDLSGAYIIASDLQGANLADTNLRGASLKNSNFNRANLSWANMSWTNLTGASFMDARMDVTNLSSANLIDADLRGANLQGANLRGTNLRGTQIEPLRSIDNADFSRVKNLDQRVRVYLCSIATGAHPFTKNSTRATLECNNSNF; this is translated from the coding sequence TTGAACGCACAGGAGCTACTAATATCCTACGAGCAGGGGCAACGCGATTTCGCTGGCCTGGTTCTGTGCGAGGCAAATTTGCACCGGGCTAAGCTCAATGGCATTAACCTCAAAGGGGCAGATCTACACGGTTGCGATCTCAGTGGCGCTTATATTATTGCGTCGGATTTGCAGGGGGCGAATTTAGCTGATACAAATTTGCGGGGAGCTAGCCTCAAAAATTCTAATTTCAATCGCGCTAATTTGAGTTGGGCAAATATGAGCTGGACAAACCTCACTGGCGCTTCGTTTATGGATGCCAGAATGGATGTCACCAACCTGAGTAGTGCGAATTTGATCGATGCCGACTTGCGCGGCGCGAATTTACAGGGGGCAAACCTGCGCGGCACCAACCTGCGCGGCACCCAAATCGAGCCACTTAGATCGATCGATAATGCTGATTTTTCACGGGTCAAAAACCTCGATCAGCGGGTGAGGGTTTATCTATGCTCGATCGCCACTGGCGCGCATCCGTTTACTAAGAATAGTACGCGGGCAACGTTGGAATGTAATAATTCTAATTTTTAG
- the gshA gene encoding glutamate--cysteine ligase, with protein sequence MLLSKGFEVEVYTGTPTGDVIGFSDRIVANLNGFVREPDNRNVEYTTAPYRQYERLLVALIAPRQRLRQYLRSLGDYTIMPGSTLALGGTDKVQRSDPQNPYHSYIEQTYGTDVVTASVHINLGIPDLAELFRACRILRLEAPLYLALSASSPFLNGQVTGSHSSRWQMFPKTPAQVPIFTDHQHYIDWTEAQLRSGAMQNVRHLWSSVRPNGDNRPHDLNRAELRICDLIFDPLAMLAITTFIELRLLAIGIHNHLAQSTGMPFNLPVELTDNLELGLDPLVAGTTPFSLSELEAIADANEIAAAKDSLDAVLTHWQTGEQILARDWIKQQYDQTRAIAKHLGLACFVSPLLKILECGNEAQCWLAAYNSGLSPRQILTTAISSAAEQENKLAIDLADVLELA encoded by the coding sequence GTGCTTTTATCGAAGGGATTTGAGGTCGAAGTTTACACTGGCACCCCCACTGGCGATGTAATTGGTTTCTCCGATCGAATTGTGGCCAATTTAAATGGCTTTGTGCGCGAGCCAGACAATCGCAATGTGGAATATACCACCGCCCCCTATCGTCAATATGAAAGGTTGTTAGTGGCTTTAATTGCACCGCGCCAGCGCCTCAGACAGTATTTGCGATCGCTGGGTGACTATACAATCATGCCCGGCAGCACCCTGGCTTTGGGGGGCACCGATAAAGTACAGCGTTCTGATCCACAAAACCCTTACCACAGCTATATTGAACAAACCTATGGCACTGACGTTGTAACCGCCAGTGTGCATATTAATCTGGGTATTCCAGATCTGGCAGAACTATTTCGAGCTTGCCGGATTTTGCGCCTGGAAGCACCGCTCTATTTAGCTCTCAGTGCCTCTTCACCATTTTTGAATGGCCAGGTCACCGGCTCCCATTCCAGCCGTTGGCAAATGTTCCCTAAGACTCCCGCTCAAGTGCCAATCTTTACCGATCATCAGCACTACATTGATTGGACTGAAGCACAACTGCGATCGGGGGCAATGCAGAATGTGCGCCACTTGTGGTCGTCGGTACGCCCCAATGGTGACAATCGCCCCCACGATCTCAATCGGGCTGAGTTGCGCATTTGTGATTTGATTTTTGATCCGCTGGCGATGTTGGCAATCACCACGTTTATTGAGTTGCGCCTGCTGGCGATCGGCATTCACAATCATCTAGCCCAGAGTACCGGAATGCCCTTTAACCTACCCGTTGAACTAACTGATAATTTAGAGTTGGGGCTTGATCCGCTGGTGGCTGGTACTACGCCATTTTCATTATCGGAGCTAGAAGCGATCGCCGATGCCAACGAAATTGCCGCCGCCAAGGATAGCTTGGATGCAGTGCTAACCCATTGGCAAACCGGTGAGCAAATTTTAGCCAGGGATTGGATCAAGCAGCAATATGACCAAACCAGGGCGATCGCTAAGCATCTGGGTTTGGCCTGTTTTGTCTCGCCCCTGCTCAAAATTCTGGAATGCGGCAATGAGGCACAATGCTGGTTAGCGGCCTACAATAGTGGGCTCAGTCCCAGGCAAATTTTGACTACGGCAATTAGTTCAGCGGCGGAACAGGAAAATAAGTTGGCCATAGACTTAGCGGATGTGTTGGAGTTGGCCTAA
- a CDS encoding ABC transporter substrate-binding protein, whose translation MAKGSKETVILISTLAISMAVIGAGFLLLRQNQGSENPVALTTNDRPNNSGNSSPNVAIEERISTGEQVLFTDTVTAEKQSGVISIATGNYENAIDILQASLNKNRNDPEALVYLNNARAKQSGNVLKIAASLPISSSSDAAKEILRGIAHAQNQVNQTGGINGALLEVAIADDQNEAQTAQEVAAALAQDPQVLAVVGSFGSGTTIAAAEVYQAAGLVQISPTSTSTTLSTAGNYIFRTVPSDLFAANALAKYAIEDWQVTKAAVFYNSESNYSKSLKDGFTGAFVGDGGEVVWEVDLAAADFNAAAALNQARDRGAQTIMLAANSATLSQAFEVIAINSQNLLLLGGDSLYRRNTLATGGQNAVGMILAVPWHILGNPNSKFPSEAAQLWGGDVNWRTAMAYDATEAIVTALRQSPTRDGVQQALASTNFAATGADAEIYFQPSGDRNRAPILVRVVKAPADNPRGRSGTGYDFVPLEAGLEGLE comes from the coding sequence ATGGCAAAGGGAAGTAAAGAAACTGTTATTTTAATCTCCACCCTAGCGATCTCAATGGCGGTGATTGGGGCTGGCTTTTTGCTGTTACGACAAAATCAGGGTAGTGAAAATCCAGTTGCTCTAACTACTAACGATCGCCCAAATAATTCAGGTAATTCATCACCCAATGTGGCGATCGAAGAACGCATTAGCACCGGTGAACAGGTTCTATTTACCGATACTGTCACTGCTGAAAAACAATCTGGTGTCATTTCGATTGCGACTGGAAATTACGAAAATGCGATCGATATATTGCAGGCTAGCCTGAATAAAAACCGCAATGATCCCGAAGCGCTAGTCTATCTCAATAATGCCAGAGCCAAGCAGTCGGGGAATGTTTTAAAAATTGCCGCTTCTTTACCAATTAGTTCTAGCTCAGATGCGGCCAAAGAGATCTTAAGGGGGATTGCCCATGCTCAAAACCAAGTTAATCAAACCGGTGGCATTAATGGAGCCCTCTTGGAAGTGGCGATCGCTGATGATCAAAATGAAGCCCAAACAGCGCAAGAAGTAGCCGCCGCATTGGCTCAAGATCCGCAAGTTTTGGCCGTGGTGGGTAGCTTTGGCAGTGGCACTACGATCGCCGCAGCCGAGGTATATCAAGCGGCCGGACTAGTACAAATTTCCCCCACCAGTACCTCTACCACCCTATCCACGGCGGGTAATTATATTTTTAGAACGGTGCCAAGCGATCTATTTGCCGCCAATGCCCTCGCCAAGTATGCGATCGAGGATTGGCAAGTGACTAAAGCGGCTGTTTTCTACAACTCTGAGAGTAATTATAGTAAATCACTGAAGGATGGATTTACTGGTGCGTTTGTAGGGGATGGCGGCGAAGTAGTCTGGGAAGTTGATCTTGCCGCTGCTGATTTTAATGCCGCTGCTGCCCTGAATCAAGCACGAGATAGGGGAGCGCAAACAATCATGCTCGCTGCCAACTCAGCTACTCTGTCCCAAGCTTTTGAGGTGATTGCGATCAATAGCCAAAACTTGCTGTTGCTGGGAGGGGACAGCCTCTATCGGCGCAATACGCTGGCAACTGGTGGTCAAAACGCGGTAGGAATGATTTTGGCAGTGCCCTGGCACATTTTGGGCAACCCCAACTCAAAATTTCCAAGTGAGGCGGCTCAGCTTTGGGGTGGAGATGTAAACTGGCGTACGGCAATGGCCTATGATGCCACCGAGGCGATCGTGACTGCCCTGAGACAATCCCCCACCAGGGACGGAGTTCAACAAGCATTGGCCAGCACTAATTTTGCAGCAACTGGAGCTGATGCAGAAATTTACTTCCAACCTTCCGGCGATCGCAACCGTGCCCCAATTTTAGTGCGGGTGGTCAAAGCCCCAGCCGATAATCCTAGAGGGCGATCGGGGACTGGTTATGATTTCGTTCCCCTGGAAGCAGGATTAGAAGGGTTAGAATAG
- a CDS encoding CobW family GTP-binding protein, translated as MTNLQAKTQTSPAQAPIDMPKRGMPVTIITGFLGSGKTTLLNHILENQKDLKVAVLVNEFGDINIDSQLLVSVDENMMELTNGCICCTINDGLIDAVYGVLERSDQIDYMVVETTGVADPLPIALTFLGTELQHLTRLDSILTVIDAESFSPEHYDSDAAFKQIMYGDIIVLNKTDLVGEAELKDIENYIEELKPKSRVLRSQRGAVPLPLVLDVDVNDADFIQQASGEDEHSHSDHDHHHENHEHSHDHHEHETHHHHEDHDHAHDHHHEHHHHHSDHLANDGFVAISFQRDRAFDIDKFQNFLDKQLPVDVFRAKGVLWFSGMDNRYVFQLSGKRYELKNDHRELPPFNQLVLIGRNLDQAEIEQNLEACLV; from the coding sequence ATGACCAATCTTCAAGCTAAAACCCAAACTTCACCAGCCCAAGCACCGATCGACATGCCCAAGCGCGGTATGCCCGTCACGATCATCACCGGATTTTTGGGCAGCGGCAAAACTACGTTACTCAACCACATCCTGGAAAACCAGAAAGATCTCAAAGTTGCGGTATTAGTAAACGAGTTTGGCGACATCAATATCGACAGTCAATTGCTAGTTTCAGTCGATGAAAATATGATGGAACTGACCAATGGTTGTATTTGTTGCACGATCAATGACGGCCTGATTGATGCGGTATATGGTGTGCTGGAGCGCAGTGACCAGATTGATTATATGGTGGTTGAAACTACCGGGGTAGCCGACCCACTACCGATCGCCCTGACTTTTTTGGGTACTGAGTTGCAGCATCTCACCCGGCTGGATTCGATCTTGACTGTGATCGATGCTGAATCCTTTAGTCCAGAGCATTATGACAGTGATGCCGCCTTCAAGCAGATCATGTATGGCGATATTATTGTGCTCAACAAAACCGATCTAGTCGGCGAAGCCGAGCTTAAGGATATTGAGAATTATATTGAAGAACTAAAGCCCAAATCGAGGGTATTGCGATCGCAGCGTGGAGCTGTGCCATTGCCGTTGGTGTTGGATGTGGATGTCAATGATGCTGATTTTATTCAGCAGGCTAGTGGAGAGGATGAACACAGTCATAGTGATCATGATCACCATCACGAAAATCATGAGCATAGCCACGATCACCATGAGCATGAGACCCATCATCACCACGAAGATCATGATCATGCGCACGATCACCACCATGAACACCATCATCATCACTCCGACCACCTAGCCAATGATGGGTTTGTGGCAATCAGCTTTCAACGCGATCGTGCCTTTGACATCGACAAATTCCAGAATTTCCTGGATAAACAACTGCCTGTTGATGTGTTCCGTGCCAAAGGGGTACTGTGGTTCAGCGGCATGGACAATCGCTATGTGTTCCAACTCAGCGGCAAGCGCTATGAACTCAAGAACGATCACCGCGAGCTACCCCCTTTCAATCAACTAGTTTTGATCGGTCGCAACCTTGATCAAGCAGAAATCGAACAAAACCTGGAAGCATGTTTGGTATAG
- the rpsF gene encoding 30S ribosomal protein S6 has product MIKRSYETMYILRSDINEQIVESEIAKYQTYLQDKEAESLVVQHRGRRRLAYEIEGNREGIYVQMNYNVAPSAIKQMEKDMKFDDHVIRSMTIKVKPIEEEEEAEEEPRNVDESSDAALARDANDNGVAVLS; this is encoded by the coding sequence ATGATTAAAAGATCTTACGAAACCATGTACATCCTACGCTCTGACATTAATGAGCAGATCGTAGAGTCGGAAATTGCCAAATATCAAACCTATCTGCAAGATAAAGAAGCAGAATCCCTGGTGGTGCAACATCGCGGTAGACGGCGGCTCGCCTATGAAATCGAAGGCAACCGTGAGGGCATCTATGTACAGATGAATTACAACGTGGCTCCATCTGCGATCAAGCAAATGGAAAAGGATATGAAGTTTGATGATCATGTGATTCGATCGATGACAATTAAGGTCAAGCCGATCGAAGAGGAAGAAGAAGCTGAAGAAGAGCCCAGGAATGTTGATGAGTCATCTGATGCAGCCCTAGCCAGAGATGCTAATGATAATGGTGTGGCGGTGCTTTCATAG
- the rodA gene encoding rod shape-determining protein RodA: protein MFAINLRFWGRDQIKREWRDADVLILLLPALLAILGGLAIRSTESRDISADWWWQHWVAGGLGLVLAIVIARWSYDRLLQIHWLTYAITNISLLIVKFAGNTVNGSQRWLSIGGVNIQPSEFAKLGLIITLAAVLHQRPIKHPLDMLKVLPVVSLPWFLIFIQPDLGTALVFVVITLGMLYWAGAKLGWLILLGSPLISAIIFNFHVPIWLGWVAFTGVLAWTTLPWFRMISTVVAVVVNLVAVEIGNLLWSFLADYQKDRLVLFLDPSKEPLGGGYHLIQSRIAIGAGKLWGKGIMQGTQTKLDFIPEQHTDFIFSAIGEELGFIGCAFVLVVFMAICWRLLVIALKSRDDFGSLIAIGFFSLILFQAMVNIGMTIGLAPVTGIPLPWISYGRSAMIANFIALGLVESVMLHRRTIKF from the coding sequence ATGTTTGCCATAAATTTACGCTTTTGGGGGCGCGACCAGATCAAGCGCGAATGGCGTGATGCCGACGTACTGATTTTATTACTGCCTGCCCTGCTTGCAATCTTAGGTGGCTTGGCGATCCGCAGCACTGAGTCGCGCGACATTTCAGCGGATTGGTGGTGGCAACATTGGGTTGCCGGCGGCCTGGGTTTGGTGCTGGCGATCGTGATTGCCCGTTGGTCCTACGATCGGCTCTTGCAAATTCATTGGCTCACCTATGCGATCACCAATATTTCTCTGCTAATCGTTAAGTTTGCTGGCAATACCGTAAATGGATCGCAGCGCTGGTTATCGATTGGTGGCGTGAATATTCAACCATCTGAGTTCGCCAAACTGGGTTTAATTATTACCCTGGCGGCAGTTTTGCATCAACGCCCGATCAAACATCCCCTGGATATGCTGAAAGTTTTGCCAGTAGTATCCTTACCTTGGTTTTTGATCTTCATTCAGCCAGATTTAGGTACTGCCCTGGTATTTGTGGTAATTACGCTGGGGATGCTCTATTGGGCTGGAGCCAAGCTAGGCTGGTTGATCCTGTTGGGATCACCCTTAATTTCGGCGATCATTTTTAATTTCCATGTGCCAATTTGGCTCGGTTGGGTAGCCTTTACTGGCGTACTGGCCTGGACTACTCTGCCCTGGTTTCGGATGATCTCTACGGTGGTGGCGGTGGTAGTTAATTTGGTGGCAGTGGAGATTGGCAACTTACTCTGGTCATTTTTGGCTGACTATCAAAAAGATCGGTTGGTACTTTTTCTGGATCCTTCCAAAGAACCCCTTGGTGGCGGTTATCACCTGATTCAATCGCGGATTGCGATCGGCGCTGGGAAGCTTTGGGGCAAAGGGATCATGCAGGGCACGCAAACTAAGCTGGATTTTATCCCAGAGCAACATACCGACTTTATCTTTTCCGCCATTGGCGAAGAGTTGGGGTTTATTGGTTGTGCATTCGTGCTGGTGGTGTTTATGGCGATCTGCTGGCGGCTGCTGGTGATCGCGCTCAAATCCAGGGATGATTTTGGCTCGCTAATTGCGATCGGTTTTTTCTCATTAATTTTGTTCCAGGCGATGGTCAATATCGGCATGACGATCGGCTTAGCGCCCGTGACAGGCATTCCGCTGCCCTGGATTTCCTATGGGCGATCGGCAATGATTGCTAATTTTATTGCCCTGGGGCTGGTTGAATCGGTCATGCTACATCGGCGCACAATCAAGTTTTGA
- a CDS encoding ChuX/HutX family heme-like substrate-binding protein: MSATLKDFLEQCHSLGLVRLIVKNEAAVLEARGTIEKLFYAELPKGKYANMHTDVFEFHLNMDKIEQVKFETGEAKRGNFTTYAVRLLNAAAEPELSIFLQWGKPGEYAPGQIDAWQALYDQYGEMWQPTPVAQL; the protein is encoded by the coding sequence ATGAGTGCAACCTTAAAAGACTTTTTAGAACAATGCCACAGCCTGGGCTTGGTGCGTTTGATCGTCAAAAATGAAGCGGCTGTCCTTGAAGCCAGAGGCACGATCGAGAAGCTGTTCTATGCAGAACTGCCCAAGGGCAAATATGCCAACATGCACACCGATGTGTTTGAGTTTCACCTCAACATGGACAAAATTGAGCAGGTGAAATTTGAAACGGGCGAGGCCAAGCGCGGCAACTTTACTACCTATGCGGTCCGGTTGCTGAATGCCGCCGCCGAACCAGAGCTAAGTATATTTTTGCAGTGGGGTAAGCCAGGGGAATATGCACCGGGGCAGATCGATGCTTGGCAGGCTTTGTATGATCAATATGGTGAGATGTGGCAGCCAACCCCCGTAGCCCAACTATAA
- the tatC gene encoding twin-arginine translocase subunit TatC has product MTSPTTDPTTPSTAENSQMAIADPDSDSQNNQIAPESINDDDQLDDVEMSLFDHLEELRTRIFVALAATFVAIVICFIFVNPIVALLEVPAQGAKFLQLSPGEYFFVSIKVAGYSGLLLASPMILYQITKFVLPGLTKKEKRLVAPIVFGSSILFAAGIFFAYAALIPAALKFFISYGGDVVEQLWSIDRYFEFVLLLLFSTGLAFQIPVIQALLGFTGIVSSKVMLKSWRFVVVGAVVLGAVLTPSTDPMTQTLLASAVGGLYFSGIFLVRMLGR; this is encoded by the coding sequence ATGACTAGCCCAACCACTGACCCAACCACCCCAAGCACCGCTGAAAATAGCCAGATGGCGATCGCTGATCCCGATTCAGATAGTCAGAATAATCAGATCGCACCTGAATCAATCAATGATGACGATCAGCTTGATGATGTGGAGATGTCGTTATTTGATCATCTTGAAGAGCTGCGTACCAGGATCTTTGTGGCTCTGGCAGCAACATTTGTGGCGATCGTGATTTGCTTTATTTTTGTCAATCCGATCGTGGCCTTGTTGGAAGTTCCGGCTCAGGGTGCGAAGTTTTTGCAATTGTCGCCAGGGGAATATTTCTTCGTTTCGATTAAGGTCGCCGGCTATAGTGGGCTGTTGCTGGCTAGCCCGATGATTTTGTATCAGATTACTAAATTTGTGTTGCCAGGGCTAACCAAGAAAGAAAAACGACTGGTGGCACCGATCGTATTTGGCTCTAGTATCTTGTTTGCGGCCGGTATTTTCTTTGCCTATGCGGCTTTAATTCCGGCGGCGCTCAAGTTTTTCATTAGCTATGGCGGCGATGTGGTTGAGCAATTGTGGTCGATCGATCGCTATTTTGAATTTGTGTTGTTGCTGTTGTTTAGCACTGGCTTAGCTTTCCAAATTCCGGTAATTCAGGCGCTATTGGGCTTTACTGGGATCGTTTCATCGAAAGTGATGCTCAAAAGCTGGCGATTTGTGGTGGTAGGTGCGGTGGTTTTGGGCGCAGTGCTCACTCCTTCCACCGATCCGATGACCCAAACCCTGCTGGCTAGTGCGGTAGGTGGCTTATATTTTAGCGGCATATTCTTGGTCAGGATGCTGGGACGATAA
- a CDS encoding ABC transporter substrate-binding protein, producing MAKGSKETVVLITTLAISIGLIGGGFLLLRRNLNNNNLGTLTRPNQPASNQPTHIGTQISTGERVLFTENISAAKQTGSVAIASGNYDNAITQLETSLTQNRNDPEALVYLNNARAKQSGNTLKIAASLPISSNPDAAKEILRGIAHAQTQVNQTGGINGALLEVAIADDANQAQLAQEIANELVKDPEVLAVVGSFGSSTTIAAAKVYQSAGLVQISPTSTATALSTVGDYIFRTVPSDLFAANFLADYAIDDLQVRKVAVFYNSQSDYSKSLKNEFTKELVSDGGQIAAEFDLVAGDFSAENALQQAQRNGAEAVFLAANSATLKPAFEVMAINRQNLPLLGGDSLYRRDTLVFGGENAVGMVLAVPWHILANPNADFPAAAAQLWGGDVNWRTAMAYDATAAIAAALSKDPSRFGIKQALASGEILTQGTDADIYFQPSGDRSRAPILVEVVKAPASNPNGRSGTGYDFAPVGSGN from the coding sequence ATGGCAAAGGGTAGTAAAGAAACAGTTGTCTTAATCACAACGCTAGCAATCTCCATTGGATTGATTGGTGGTGGTTTCTTGTTGCTACGCCGGAATTTAAATAATAACAATCTGGGTACTCTAACGAGGCCGAATCAACCTGCTTCTAATCAACCAACACACATTGGCACACAAATTAGCACCGGTGAGCGGGTTTTATTTACTGAGAATATCAGCGCCGCCAAGCAAACTGGCTCGGTAGCGATCGCCAGTGGCAACTATGATAATGCGATCACCCAGCTTGAAACCAGTCTGACCCAGAACCGCAATGATCCCGAAGCATTGGTTTATCTCAATAATGCCAGAGCCAAACAGTCTGGTAATACTCTAAAAATTGCCGCATCCCTGCCAATTAGTTCTAATCCCGATGCAGCAAAAGAGATCTTAAGGGGGATTGCCCATGCCCAAACCCAGGTTAACCAAACTGGCGGCATTAATGGAGCATTGCTAGAGGTGGCGATCGCCGATGATGCCAACCAAGCCCAACTGGCTCAAGAGATTGCGAATGAATTAGTGAAAGACCCTGAGGTATTGGCGGTGGTGGGTAGCTTTGGCAGTAGTACCACGATCGCCGCCGCCAAGGTCTATCAATCCGCTGGCTTGGTGCAAATTTCCCCCACCAGTACAGCTACGGCACTATCCACCGTGGGTGATTATATTTTTCGGACTGTGCCTAGCGATCTATTTGCGGCGAACTTTCTGGCAGACTATGCGATCGATGATTTACAGGTGCGCAAGGTGGCGGTTTTTTATAACTCCCAGAGTGATTATAGTAAATCTCTGAAAAATGAATTTACTAAGGAGCTAGTCAGTGATGGTGGTCAGATCGCAGCAGAGTTTGATCTGGTAGCTGGTGATTTCAGCGCTGAAAATGCATTGCAGCAAGCTCAACGTAATGGTGCTGAGGCGGTGTTTCTGGCCGCCAATTCGGCCACCTTAAAACCAGCCTTTGAGGTAATGGCAATCAATCGCCAAAATTTACCTTTGCTCGGCGGTGATAGCCTCTATCGACGTGACACCTTGGTATTTGGCGGTGAGAATGCGGTGGGAATGGTTTTGGCTGTGCCCTGGCATATTCTGGCCAATCCAAATGCTGATTTTCCTGCCGCTGCCGCCCAGCTTTGGGGTGGGGATGTAAACTGGCGTACGGCAATGGCCTATGATGCCACAGCAGCGATCGCCGCAGCTCTAAGCAAAGACCCTTCCAGATTCGGCATTAAACAAGCATTGGCCAGTGGCGAGATTCTCACCCAGGGCACCGATGCGGATATTTATTTTCAACCCTCTGGCGATCGCAGCCGTGCGCCAATTTTAGTGGAAGTGGTCAAAGCTCCAGCTAGTAATCCCAATGGACGTTCTGGTACTGGATATGATTTCGCACCTGTGGGGTCAGGGAATTAA
- a CDS encoding PFE-CTERM domain-containing protein, whose amino-acid sequence MAAPLPPGVTSVDPVTPTPVLPPFGATTFAFNESQQVTIAPPAMPIFAEVATALLPAGPSGPLNKDTFFPGPLPFGTYNSHFLHFDPGGPVGIISAGSVTFAEPIAGVIFFSTTLAGSDALAAPPVVAYPPLPFPRGTEEGPSPDPDSVAISADRLTLSFSLISETPGDFDQIRVITVPFEFEATAGLALLGLYGAWEFTKRKRKSALRPAK is encoded by the coding sequence ATGGCTGCGCCTCTTCCGCCCGGTGTTACCTCAGTTGATCCTGTTACACCAACCCCTGTCCTGCCACCATTTGGTGCTACAACATTTGCTTTTAATGAGTCGCAACAGGTCACGATCGCTCCTCCGGCAATGCCAATCTTTGCTGAAGTAGCAACAGCATTGCTGCCAGCCGGGCCATCTGGGCCACTCAACAAAGATACTTTTTTCCCAGGTCCTCTACCCTTCGGAACTTATAATAGTCATTTTCTCCATTTCGATCCTGGCGGTCCTGTGGGCATAATTTCAGCAGGCAGTGTAACTTTTGCGGAACCGATCGCTGGCGTAATTTTCTTCTCAACTACTTTGGCTGGTTCAGATGCTTTAGCTGCACCTCCGGTAGTTGCTTACCCACCACTTCCTTTTCCCAGGGGTACCGAAGAAGGGCCATCCCCAGACCCTGACTCTGTTGCGATTTCAGCCGATCGGCTTACCCTGAGTTTTTCGTTGATAAGTGAAACCCCTGGAGACTTTGATCAGATTCGCGTAATTACAGTGCCATTTGAGTTTGAGGCTACCGCTGGATTAGCATTACTTGGGCTTTATGGAGCCTGGGAATTTACCAAGCGCAAACGTAAATCAGCACTTAGGCCAGCCAAATAA
- a CDS encoding GAF domain-containing protein translates to MSQPSDEFQNKVAPDAISLGLRDVMARLISVQFRDELVSEVTENLRTQLNTDRVALYYFYTRWKGQVTYEAIVNDRFSILGETGADDCFNQEYAQLYLEGRCKAISDIESEPIDDCHRDFLRSIDVRANLVVPVLVNDNLWGLLAAHHCRSPRLWTEADIEAMQTAAKLLANSEAIYPDD, encoded by the coding sequence ATGAGCCAGCCAAGTGATGAGTTTCAAAATAAAGTAGCCCCCGATGCCATATCGCTGGGGTTGAGGGATGTGATGGCTCGCTTAATTTCTGTGCAGTTCCGTGATGAGTTGGTGAGTGAGGTTACTGAAAATCTGAGGACGCAACTAAACACCGATCGGGTCGCTCTTTACTATTTCTATACCCGCTGGAAAGGCCAGGTTACCTATGAGGCGATCGTCAATGATCGTTTTTCAATTCTGGGCGAGACTGGCGCAGATGATTGCTTTAACCAGGAATATGCTCAGCTCTATTTGGAAGGCAGATGCAAGGCGATCTCCGACATTGAATCTGAGCCGATTGATGATTGCCACCGTGATTTTTTACGCAGCATTGATGTCCGCGCTAATCTGGTAGTGCCAGTGCTGGTCAATGATAATTTGTGGGGATTATTGGCAGCGCACCATTGCCGATCGCCCCGATTGTGGACGGAGGCAGACATTGAGGCGATGCAAACTGCGGCTAAGTTACTGGCTAATTCCGAAGCGATCTACCCTGACGATTAG